In Brassica rapa cultivar Chiifu-401-42 chromosome A06, CAAS_Brap_v3.01, whole genome shotgun sequence, a single window of DNA contains:
- the LOC103873156 gene encoding uncharacterized protein LOC103873156, producing MANLMQRFIRNQSCLRAIPRLTPNLIPHQKPCIIESLSDPFPLTNPVITFSGSGIKPDEALRFYPSFPIGYGLNPSVVHGSVVEEKEKEVVIHADSVKKKRKKKMNKHKFRKLRKKQGRKS from the coding sequence ATGGCGAATCTCATGCAAAGATTCATCAGGAACCAGTCCTGTTTAAGAGCAATCCCGAGGCTTACCCCCAATCTCATACCACATCAGAAGCCTTGCATCATCGAGTCTCTCTCTGATCCATTTCCTCTCACTAATCCTGTGATTACCTTCTCCGGGTCCGGAATCAAACCCGATGAAGCTCTGCGGTTTTACCCTAGCTTCCCAATCGGATACGGGCTTAACCCGAGCGTGGTTCATGGTTCGGTGGtggaggagaaagagaaggaggtGGTGATTCACGCGGATagtgtgaagaagaagaggaagaagaagatgaacaagCACAAGTTCCGCAAACTCAGGAAGAAACAAGGTCGCAAATCTTAA